From Aedes albopictus strain Foshan chromosome 1, AalbF5, whole genome shotgun sequence, one genomic window encodes:
- the LOC109411043 gene encoding larval cuticle protein A3A-like, giving the protein MAFKFLTFCALVAVARAGVVPVGYSAPLAYAAPVTKVVAAAPVLHKTVVADEYDPNPQYSFSYGISDALTGDQKEQHETRNGDAVQGSYSLVDADGFKRTVEYTADPVHGFNAVVHREPLAVKTVAPVAKVVAAPVAYAAAPVHKVAYAAAPVAYAAPVTKYVAQPTVYAAPAVTKTVVAHQPAFGAYAYHH; this is encoded by the exons ATGGCATTCAAG TTCTTGACCTTCTGCGCCCTGGTGGCCGTTGCCCGTGCCGGAGTTGTTCCAGTCGGATACTCTGCTCCTCTGGCTTATGCCGCTCCAGTCACCAAGGTGGTTGCTGCTGCCCCAGTCCTGCACAAGACCGTTGTTGCCGATGAGTACGACCCGAACCCACAGTACTCCTTCAGCTACGGAATCTCCGATGCCCTGACCGGAGACCAGAAGGAACAGCACGAAACCCGCAACGGAGATGCCGTCCAGGGATCGTACTCGCTGGTTGATGCCGATGGCTTCAAGCGCACCGTTGAGTACACCGCTGACCCCGTCCATGGATTCAACGCCGTCGTCCACCGTGAACCTCTGGCCGTCAAGACCGTCGCCCCAGTTGCCAAGGTCGTTGCTGCCCCAGTTGCTTACGCCGCTGCTCCAGTCCACAAGGTTGCTTATGCCGCTGCTCCAGTTGCCTACGCCGCCCCGGTCACCAAGTACGTCGCTCAGCCAACCGTCTACGCTGCCCCAGCTGTGACCAAGACCGTCGTGGCCCACCAGCCAGCCTTCGGAGCTTACGCCTACCACCACTAA
- the LOC109398585 gene encoding larval cuticle protein A2B-like — MAVKFVTFLALVAVARAGVISSPALSYAAAPALTYAAPLAKTVSYAAPLATKTLVAAPLTKTVVADEYDPNPQYSYSYGISDAVTGDQKEQHESRNGDAVQGSYSLVDADGFKRTVEYTADPIHGFNAVVHREPLAVKTVAPVAKVVAAAPVAYAAPVAKTISYAAPAVTKTLISQPAYASYAAPLAAKTIVSQPAYTSYAAPALYHH, encoded by the exons ATGGCCGTCAAG TTTGTTACTTTCCTCGCCCTGGTGGCCGTTGCCCGTGCCGGAGTCATCTCCAGCCCAGCTCTGTCCTACGCTGCTGCCCCAGCCCTGACCTACGCCGCTCCTCTTGCCAAGACTGTCTCCTATGCCGCTCCTTTGGCCACCAAGACCCTCGTTGCTGCTCCCCTGACCAAGACCGTTGTCGCCGATGAGTACGACCCGAACCCACAGTACTCCTACAGCTACGGAATCTCCGATGCCGTGACCGGTGACCAGAAGGAACAGCACGAATCCCGCAACGGAGATGCCGTCCAGGGATCGTACTCGCTGGTTGATGCCGATGGCTTCAAGCGCACCGTTGAGTACACCGCCGACCCAATCCACGGATTCAACGCTGTTGTCCACCGTGAACCTCTGGCCGTCAAGACCGTCGCCCCAGTTGCCAAGGTCGTTGCCGCTGCTCCAGTCGCTTATGCCGCTCCAGTTGCCAAGACCATCTCCTACGCCGCCCCAGCTGTGACCAAGACTCTGATCTCGCAACCAGCCTATGCTTCCTATGCTGCTCCACTGGCCGCCAAGACCATCGTCTCGCAGCCCGCTTACACCAGCTACGCCGCCCCAGCCCTGTACCACCACTAA
- the LOC109411044 gene encoding larval cuticle protein A2B-like — protein MAFKFLTFCALVAVARAGVIAPAAVAYAAPVAKTLTYAAPAAHVAYAAPAAHVAYAAPVAKTIVAAPVAKTLIAAPVAKTVVAADEYDPHPEYSYSYGISDALTGDQKSQQESRHGDAVQGSYSLVDADGFKRTVEYTADPVNGFNAVVHREPLVKTVAAAPVAKVVAAAPVAYAAPVAKTISYAAPAVTKTIVSQPAVAYAAPAYAYHH, from the exons ATGGCTTTCAAG TTCCTGACCTTCTGTGCCCTGGTGGCCGTTGCCCGCGCTGGAGTCATTGCTCCAGCTGCCGTGGCTTACGCAGCCCCGGTTGCCAAGACTTTGACTTATGCTGCACCAGCTGCCCACGTGGCCTACGCTGCACCAGCTGCCCATGTGGCTTATGCTGCCCCTGTGGCCAAGACCATTGTCGCCGCTCCGGTTGCCAAGACCCTCATTGCTGCCCCAGTCGCCAAGACCGTCGTTGCTGCTGACGAATACGACCCACATCCAGAGTACTCCTACAGCTACGGAATCTCCGATGCCCTGACCGGTGACCAGAAGTCCCAGCAGGAATCCCGTCACGGAGATGCCGTCCAGGGATCTTACTCGCTGGTTGATGCCGATGGCTTCAAGCGCACCGTTGAATACACCGCCGACCCCGTCAACGGATTCAACGCCGTTGTCCACCGTGAGCCTCTGGTCAAGACCGTCGCTGCTGCCCCAGTTGCCAAGGTTGTTGCCGCTGCCCCAGTTGCCTACGCCGCCCCAGTTGCCAAGACCATCTCGTACGCCGCTCCAGCCGTGACCAAGACCATCGTGTCCCAGCCAGCCGTGGCTTATGCTGCTCCAGCTTACGCCTACCACCACTAA